A window from Marinagarivorans cellulosilyticus encodes these proteins:
- a CDS encoding PspA/IM30 family protein — protein sequence MSIFKRLQATLTGSLDQAISQIENQDAVVDAILKEARQALAKSKVRLARVEQDGRAMQQELAGIEAAIDSWTQRAQRIGQNDQAKALECLRQRKAALAQKTSLLERIAQHEGVSKRLAFDVKQAEVRVTDMLNKQHLMRTRESAADALRSMNAVEQNMADDLTTTFERWEVKVAQTEILSGNEGYIQSPSTLEQEFVSEEEEHALRLELAALTGELQDIEGKNHE from the coding sequence ATGTCAATTTTCAAACGTTTACAGGCTACATTAACCGGCAGCTTGGATCAGGCGATTAGCCAGATAGAAAATCAGGATGCCGTAGTTGACGCCATCTTAAAAGAGGCGCGCCAAGCACTGGCGAAATCCAAAGTGCGCTTGGCGCGTGTGGAGCAGGACGGCCGTGCCATGCAGCAAGAGCTTGCAGGTATAGAGGCAGCGATAGACAGTTGGACGCAAAGGGCGCAGCGCATAGGGCAAAACGATCAGGCTAAGGCGTTGGAGTGTTTGCGCCAACGCAAGGCTGCATTAGCACAAAAAACGTCACTTCTTGAGCGAATAGCCCAGCACGAAGGAGTCAGTAAGCGGCTCGCATTTGACGTGAAGCAGGCCGAAGTGCGTGTAACCGATATGCTCAATAAACAACATTTAATGCGTACCCGTGAATCGGCGGCTGATGCTTTGCGAAGCATGAATGCGGTAGAGCAAAATATGGCCGACGATTTAACGACGACTTTTGAGCGCTGGGAAGTTAAGGTGGCGCAAACAGAAATATTAAGTGGTAACGAGGGTTATATTCAATCGCCCAGTACGTTAGAGCAAGAGTTTGTAAGTGAAGAAGAGGAGCATGCTTTGCGCTTAGAGCTGGCGGCTTTAACGGGTGAACTACAAGATATAGAGGGTAAAAATCATGAATAA